A region of the Electrophorus electricus isolate fEleEle1 chromosome 7, fEleEle1.pri, whole genome shotgun sequence genome:
AGGATATAAGATTGAAGGTAATATATAAAAGTCAATTAAGTTAAATAATATTAGCAGATTTTGTCATTATAAATACTCATGTTTTATTGTTTCCAGGTAAACTGGTAGCTTTAGCTATAGTGGATGCGAGGAATCCAACTACCCAAAGCATTCGGTGGGAGACCAGCATATCACATTTGTTGCATTTGGCATGGTGTATGTTTATAGTTCTGAAAACATATACTGTCAAATCACTCCTATTACCTACTCTCCTTACAGTTATAAAGCATTCATGGAAAGCGTGGCAACTGAATATAGAGACCATTACAACATGTAAGCAGAAGCATCAGAAATGAAAACTGCTAAACCAAATATATGAAAATTACTCAAAGACTGGTCTATAGAAATTCCACGGCATCATTTTCATATCTGTCAAATTTGACATACAGTGATGGTACTAAATGGGTccatgtctgtgtattacaGGAACTTTCAGTTTGGCTACATGAATGGAAATGACTATATAAATGGCTTCATAATGGGGTGAGCATGGTTGATTGCGTAAGGCTATCTAGACAACAGACGCAGGGATGGGCGCTTCTACAGAGACAGCATGAATTAATccataagaataagaataatttCTGATGAGTTCATAGTAGCTCGTGCCTCACGTTTATAGCGTGCATGCTAAACTGTGTTGGGCTTGCTTTCCTCAGAGAGTTACCAATGCCTTCCTTCATCGTGATGAACATGTCCATTGACGGATACTATCTGCCACGCCGCAAGGTGGAGAAGATTGAAGACTTGCTTCAGTTCCTGAAGAGCATCCTCAGTGGAAGATCTGAGGTCCGGTCATCTGCGCTGTTCTCACACGATGCCTTCTCAGTCAGGTGTCACTCTCCTTCCTGCGCAGGACATATGGCATGGCCCTCATGAGTTCATGTCTCTTTCAGTTACTCGGAGGCAACGGATTTCTGCGCCAGATGAAAAGGCTTTACTATCGTGCGAGGGAGGCCATAAAGGTGAGAAACCGCAATCGTCTCAGAAGGTGAAAGGTCAGGCTCAAATCTTACACACTGTCCCCCAACAAATATCAGCCCAAATATTTCAGTTTAGCGGAAAATTTGGCCCGGCGGACATGAGCTCTGCATGACAAATGCCAATCCTCCACCCCCCCACGACCAGGTGAGTTACACCGCCAACGGCTCCCTCACCTGTTTGTTCATCACCCTGCCGGTTGCTGTGATCTGCATGATCGTGTGGGGAACGTGCACTGCCGTGAAGCTGGGTGACGAGAAGGCAGCTGACGGGAGAAGAAAAGGCACCTCTAAAGCCAAGAAAGAGGATTAATGTGACCGTTTGGCTCATTAACGACAACACTGCAGTGCTGTAATAATGCTAAAGTCTTCCCCGGTTgaagaaatgttatttatgtaaACACTCTCATGCATGCTTTTCAGCCCTATTGGTTTACCATTGGCATCATGTTTTGGAATATTCAGTAATGAAGGGACAGAGGCAAGTGTTAATCTGTCAGAAACATGTGGAATACCAGAGCTTTCAGCAAAGAAGGAATTCCCATAAAAGTTGAACATGCCATGACTCATCATCACAATCTTCTCCTGTTTTTAAATACCCGGAGTAGCTCAGCACTGCTGTATTTGGCTTCCCAAATTCTCATTTAATGTTCAGTATCCTCAGCAAATGTGATGAGAAGTGCCAGCAGTCATTTATGAATCAGCCGAGTAGTGTTCTCAGCATGTATCCTACTACACCTTCATACTGCACCACCTTGATCAAATGTCACTAAGAGATGCCTGACATTTGgacataaataaaacttaacacacaaaaagacatttatgaATATACGTCTACTTTCAAAACAACAGCATTTAAGCGCACGCGCGTACGGGTTTAAATTTATTTTGGCCCTATAATAGAACGTCGCAGCACGCCATCTATCGACAAACTGTGGATTCGAAGAAGAATTAATATAAGTAGGCTACTTGAGAAGTGGGAAGGAACTGatagcaaatgtttttgttgcgcTAAACCTCTACGGTTTAGTCCATCGCCCGCTTTACCAAACATGCATTATAGCACACATCATCAACAACTTAGTAAAACAACTTTCGCATAGCATTTAGACGCGGTTCCTTTACCTGCTTGTGAATTGAATT
Encoded here:
- the tmx3a gene encoding protein disulfide-isomerase TMX3a isoform X2, which translates into the protein MLRSWMGGAVTEFNIHGYPSIMLIKGEKILEYRGPRTKDGIVDFTNRVAGPAVRALTSTKLFRRAAGRHSLFFVYIGGKSPLKVRFHKAAAEFVTYTYFFSASEEVLPQEMRLQKIPSVAVFKDGTYHLYNEEGDGNLSAWVDRERFPSYLQMDSFTLYQMGERSKLVALAIVDARNPTTQSIRYKAFMESVATEYRDHYNMNFQFGYMNGNDYINGFIMGELPMPSFIVMNMSIDGYYLPRRKVEKIEDLLQFLKSILSGRSELLGGNGFLRQMKRLYYRAREAIKVSYTANGSLTCLFITLPVAVICMIVWGTCTAVKLGDEKAADGRRKGTSKAKKED